Proteins from one Telopea speciosissima isolate NSW1024214 ecotype Mountain lineage chromosome 1, Tspe_v1, whole genome shotgun sequence genomic window:
- the LOC122660298 gene encoding F-box protein At5g39450-like isoform X2 — MSADHCGSSLLRALPDDVFAIISHSLSPRDLCNLSLCCRSLYDLASSDKVWLSQCEMVGVIAGQDLVEWRNGVSSYNALCRFLVSVRPLIGIWVHQNPELGNVVYVMPGFVSVVGCRIIPQELGPLGLEDGPILWAPVFEIVSDSDGSTAFFLHGREKDTNYFYPGLLKPVDRACNVLSLEVEPQQQCCGGKLLHSKISRSDNGISKSQRLIGTHQPVVPFSRLAFGDRRKLLEVVTNLVRLKVPDTENEPLFPCLRDDEVNFQKDMVLLSERRSMLMRMYKLGEGRIDWESAPRLPSDPIWMELNKIKKTLDASGAWCGSVNGKEGHSQSTKRRTVAGYFKDSLKQILGRSGSINDRASSRNGTSSSETKYAHLHEFLRSGDTIGLSLHACTMKLSTYRAWPNMPDNRFALYKLPVRIPKAGEEYSGLWGGTFGWPPERPAEDKPGKALFFLLLSYEESEGQRLLIATKILEGTHYVLHPNGSAMFIVKVDEPSSDPFPWDTDGDSIPMEVKHSYNGEGIANGYGFRYPGAKPGSLFVIQNEVLAFIWKESRAVLTLQRLDLQELLKKGERVPTLPPVANFSYLTKSYSNVFASFSNTSYCLSSPR; from the coding sequence ATGTCGGCTGATCACTGTGGTTCTAGCCTACTTCGAGCTCTACCAGACGATGTATTTGCAATCATCTCTCATTCCCTCTCTCCGAGGGACCTCTGCAACCTCAGTCTTTGCTGTCGGAGCCTTTATGATCTTGCATCTTCTGACAAGGTCTGGCTCTCCCAGTGTGAGATGGTAGGTGTGATTGCTGGTCAAGATCTTGTGGAATGGCGCAATGGTGTGTCCTCTTACAATGCTCTCTGTAGGTTTCTTGTTAGTGTTCGACCCTTGATTGGCATCTGGGTACACCAGAACCCAGAGCTTGGAAATGTAGTTTATGTGATGCCTGGTTTTGTATCTGTTGTTGGGTGCCGAATCATCCCTCAAGAGCTTGGCCCATTGGGGCTTGAAGATGGCCCTATCTTATGGGCACCTGTTTTTGAGATTGTTAGTGATTCTGATGGCTCTACGGCATTCTTCTTACATGGGCGAGAGAAGGATACTAATTACTTCTATCCTGGTCTACTCAAGCCTGTTGATAGAGCCTGCAATGTGCTCTCGCTTGAGGTAGAGCCACAGCAGCAGTGTTGTGGGGGGAAATTGTTGCATAGTAAGATCAGTAGGTCTGATAATGGAATTTCAAAATCACAGAGATTAATTGGAACTCACCAGCCTGTGGTACCATTCAGTAGATTGGCTTTTGGTGACAGAAGGAAACTGCTCGAGGTAGTTACCAACTTGGTTCGCTTAAAGGTCCCTGATACGGAAAATGAGCCTCTGTTTCCTTGCTTAAGAGATGATGAGGTAAACTTTCAGAAGGATATGGTGCTCTTGTCTGAGCGCCGTTCAATGCTAATGCGGATGTACAAGCTTGGTGAGGGCCGTATTGATTGGGAGTCTGCACCTCGACTCCCTTCTGATCCTATTTGGATGGAATTGAACAAGATCAAGAAGACTCTTGATGCTTCAGGTGCCTGGTGCGGTTCTGTCAATGGGAAGGAGGGTCACTCACAGAGTACAAAGAGGAGAACTGTAGCTGGGTATTTTAAGGATAGCCTGAAACAGATTCTTGGGAGGTCCGGCTCCATCAATGATCGTGCAAGTTCAAGAAACGGTACTTCGAGCAGTGAAACTAAATACGCACATCTTCATGAGTTCCTAAGGTCAGGTGACACAATTGGGCTGAGCTTACATGCTTGTACTATGAAGTTATCTACTTACCGAGCATGGCCAAACATGCCCGACAACCGGTTTGCCCTGTACAAGTTGCCTGTGAGGATCCCAAAAGCTGGTGAAGAGTATTCAGGCCTGTGGGGTGGCACCTTTGGCTGGCCTCCCGAGAGGCCTGCCGAAGATAAGCCTGGAAAAGCTCtgttctttcttttgctttcttaTGAAGAGTCTGAAGGTCAGCGACTTCTCATTGCCACCAAAATATTAGAAGGCACCCATTATGTCCTTCATCCCAATGGGTCGGCGATGTTTATTGTAAAGGTTGACGAACCTTCATCGGATCCATTCCCTTGGGATACTGATGGAGATTCCATACCCATGGAGGTGAAACATTCTTATAACGGGGAGGGTATTGCAAATGGGTACGGTTTCAGATATCCTGGCGCTAAGCCTGGTTCACTATTTGTGATTCAAAATGAAGTCCTTGCATTCATCTGGAAAGAATCCAGAGCTGTCCTGACCTTGCAGAGGCTTGACCTACAAGAGCTCCTTAAGAAAGGTGAAAGGGTGCCTACTTTGCCTCCTGTTGCTAACTTTTCCTATTTGACAAAGTCATATTCAAATGTGTTCGCAAGCTTTTCAAACACCTCATATTGCTTGTCTTCACCAAG
- the LOC122660298 gene encoding F-box protein At5g39450-like isoform X1, which translates to MSADHCGSSLLRALPDDVFAIISHSLSPRDLCNLSLCCRSLYDLASSDKVWLSQCEMVGVIAGQDLVEWRNGVSSYNALCRFLVSVRPLIGIWVHQNPELGNVVYVMPGFVSVVGCRIIPQELGPLGLEDGPILWAPVFEIVSDSDGSTAFFLHGREKDTNYFYPGLLKPVDRACNVLSLEVEPQQQCCGGKLLHSKISRSDNGISKSQRLIGTHQPVVPFSRLAFGDRRKLLEVVTNLVRLKVPDTENEPLFPCLRDDEVNFQKDMVLLSERRSMLMRMYKLGEGRIDWESAPRLPSDPIWMELNKIKKTLDASGAWCGSVNGKEGHSQSTKRRTVAGYFKDSLKQILGRSGSINDRASSRNGTSSSETKYAHLHEFLRSGDTIGLSLHACTMKLSTYRAWPNMPDNRFALYKLPVRIPKAGEEYSGLWGGTFGWPPERPAEDKPGKALFFLLLSYEESEGQRLLIATKILEGTHYVLHPNGSAMFIVKVDEPSSDPFPWDTDGDSIPMEVKHSYNGEGIANGYGFRYPGAKPGSLFVIQNEVLAFIWKESRAVLTLQRLDLQELLKKGERVPTLPPVANFSYLTKSYSNVFASFSNTSYCLSSPRFV; encoded by the coding sequence ATGTCGGCTGATCACTGTGGTTCTAGCCTACTTCGAGCTCTACCAGACGATGTATTTGCAATCATCTCTCATTCCCTCTCTCCGAGGGACCTCTGCAACCTCAGTCTTTGCTGTCGGAGCCTTTATGATCTTGCATCTTCTGACAAGGTCTGGCTCTCCCAGTGTGAGATGGTAGGTGTGATTGCTGGTCAAGATCTTGTGGAATGGCGCAATGGTGTGTCCTCTTACAATGCTCTCTGTAGGTTTCTTGTTAGTGTTCGACCCTTGATTGGCATCTGGGTACACCAGAACCCAGAGCTTGGAAATGTAGTTTATGTGATGCCTGGTTTTGTATCTGTTGTTGGGTGCCGAATCATCCCTCAAGAGCTTGGCCCATTGGGGCTTGAAGATGGCCCTATCTTATGGGCACCTGTTTTTGAGATTGTTAGTGATTCTGATGGCTCTACGGCATTCTTCTTACATGGGCGAGAGAAGGATACTAATTACTTCTATCCTGGTCTACTCAAGCCTGTTGATAGAGCCTGCAATGTGCTCTCGCTTGAGGTAGAGCCACAGCAGCAGTGTTGTGGGGGGAAATTGTTGCATAGTAAGATCAGTAGGTCTGATAATGGAATTTCAAAATCACAGAGATTAATTGGAACTCACCAGCCTGTGGTACCATTCAGTAGATTGGCTTTTGGTGACAGAAGGAAACTGCTCGAGGTAGTTACCAACTTGGTTCGCTTAAAGGTCCCTGATACGGAAAATGAGCCTCTGTTTCCTTGCTTAAGAGATGATGAGGTAAACTTTCAGAAGGATATGGTGCTCTTGTCTGAGCGCCGTTCAATGCTAATGCGGATGTACAAGCTTGGTGAGGGCCGTATTGATTGGGAGTCTGCACCTCGACTCCCTTCTGATCCTATTTGGATGGAATTGAACAAGATCAAGAAGACTCTTGATGCTTCAGGTGCCTGGTGCGGTTCTGTCAATGGGAAGGAGGGTCACTCACAGAGTACAAAGAGGAGAACTGTAGCTGGGTATTTTAAGGATAGCCTGAAACAGATTCTTGGGAGGTCCGGCTCCATCAATGATCGTGCAAGTTCAAGAAACGGTACTTCGAGCAGTGAAACTAAATACGCACATCTTCATGAGTTCCTAAGGTCAGGTGACACAATTGGGCTGAGCTTACATGCTTGTACTATGAAGTTATCTACTTACCGAGCATGGCCAAACATGCCCGACAACCGGTTTGCCCTGTACAAGTTGCCTGTGAGGATCCCAAAAGCTGGTGAAGAGTATTCAGGCCTGTGGGGTGGCACCTTTGGCTGGCCTCCCGAGAGGCCTGCCGAAGATAAGCCTGGAAAAGCTCtgttctttcttttgctttcttaTGAAGAGTCTGAAGGTCAGCGACTTCTCATTGCCACCAAAATATTAGAAGGCACCCATTATGTCCTTCATCCCAATGGGTCGGCGATGTTTATTGTAAAGGTTGACGAACCTTCATCGGATCCATTCCCTTGGGATACTGATGGAGATTCCATACCCATGGAGGTGAAACATTCTTATAACGGGGAGGGTATTGCAAATGGGTACGGTTTCAGATATCCTGGCGCTAAGCCTGGTTCACTATTTGTGATTCAAAATGAAGTCCTTGCATTCATCTGGAAAGAATCCAGAGCTGTCCTGACCTTGCAGAGGCTTGACCTACAAGAGCTCCTTAAGAAAGGTGAAAGGGTGCCTACTTTGCCTCCTGTTGCTAACTTTTCCTATTTGACAAAGTCATATTCAAATGTGTTCGCAAGCTTTTCAAACACCTCATATTGCTTGTCTTCACCAAG